The Vicia villosa cultivar HV-30 ecotype Madison, WI linkage group LG1, Vvil1.0, whole genome shotgun sequence genome includes a region encoding these proteins:
- the LOC131600636 gene encoding transcription factor IBH1-like 1, translating into MRNLSSLKREFLKKWVKGLRKYNSQKKNMNLLERKKAIKLSADLAMASTKDKTTLWRKAFIANTSTSIHEQDTSTSSPQKKKITKKNSTNSCRLYRKRIIGSRKILRRHHVKQRVEASFIATKLVKKRTRTLKSLLPGGKFMDDACLVDETLDYIQSLKAQVEVMRCLVTASELFINPP; encoded by the coding sequence aTGCGAAATTTGAGTTCACTCAAGAGAGAATTCTTAAAGAAATGGGTAAAGGGTCTAAGAAAATACAACTCACAAAAGAAGAACATGAACTTGTTGGAGAGAAAGAAAGCCATAAAGCTTTCCGCAGATTTAGCCATGGCTTCCACTAAAGACAAAACTACCCTTTGGAGAAAAGCATTTATTGCAAACACTTCAACAAGCATACATGAACAAGATACATCAACATCATCACCACAAAAGAAGAAGATAACAAAGAAAAACTCGACGAATTCGTGTCGGCTTTATCGAAAAAGGATAATTGGAAGCAGAAAGATCTTGAGAAGACATCATGTGAAACAAAGAGTGGAGGCAAGTTTTATTGCAACCAAGTTGGTTAAGAAAAGAACAAGAACACTCAAGAGTTTGTTACCTGGTGGAAAATTCATGGATGATGCTTGTTTGGTTGATGAAACCCTAGATTATATACAATCTTTGAAAGCTCAAG